In Devosia sp. XK-2, one DNA window encodes the following:
- the arsC gene encoding arsenate reductase (glutaredoxin) (This arsenate reductase requires both glutathione and glutaredoxin to convert arsenate to arsenite, after which the efflux transporter formed by ArsA and ArsB can extrude the arsenite from the cell, providing resistance.) produces MTVTIYHNPDCGTSRNTLAMIRGAGIEPDVILYRDTPPSRQRLVQLIEGAGLSVRDAIRIKDTPYFDLGLDDVSLSEDALLDAMLDHPILINRPFVETDHGIRLCRPSEVVLDILPEALRIPFTKEDGEMVIDQDGKRV; encoded by the coding sequence ATGACGGTCACCATTTACCATAACCCCGATTGCGGTACGTCGCGCAACACGCTGGCCATGATCCGCGGCGCAGGTATCGAGCCCGACGTGATCCTTTACCGCGATACGCCGCCCAGCCGCCAGCGGCTCGTTCAATTGATCGAAGGCGCAGGTCTGTCTGTGCGCGACGCCATAAGGATCAAGGACACGCCCTATTTCGATCTGGGTCTGGATGACGTCTCGCTTTCAGAAGACGCCCTGCTCGATGCCATGCTGGACCATCCCATCCTCATCAATCGGCCCTTCGTTGAAACCGATCATGGCATTCGTCTATGCCGGCCCTCCGAAGTGGTGCTCGACATCCTGCCCGAGGCGCTTCGCATTCCCTTCACCAAGGAAGACGGAGAGATGGTCATCGACCAGGACGGCAAACGAGTCTGA
- a CDS encoding metalloregulator ArsR/SmtB family transcription factor, whose product MPLPEDNHLTVIAETYRLLGDPTRLKVVLTCLEGPIAVGDIAGRIGASQSLVSHHLRLLRAARLVRGTRRNKQVLYEAADDHIARMLSDMIAHAMEEHDPAEEDEDRD is encoded by the coding sequence GTGCCCCTGCCCGAAGACAATCACCTCACCGTTATCGCCGAGACCTATCGCCTGCTCGGCGACCCCACCCGCCTCAAGGTGGTGCTGACTTGCCTGGAAGGCCCAATCGCGGTGGGCGATATCGCCGGCAGGATCGGCGCCAGCCAGTCGCTGGTCAGCCACCATCTGCGCCTTTTGCGCGCCGCCCGGCTGGTGCGGGGCACCCGGCGCAACAAGCAGGTCCTGTACGAGGCCGCCGACGATCACATTGCCCGCATGCTTTCGGACATGATTGCCCATGCCATGGAAGAGCACGACCCGGCCGAGGAAGACGAGGACCGCGACTGA
- a CDS encoding MIP/aquaporin family protein, translated as MADRFRNLAAEALGTGLLVATVVGSGIMAQRLTGDIALALWANTAATGAILVVLIGLFGPISGAHFNPAVTLVMALKRQLSAADAGFYIVAQICGAMLGTLLAHLMFDLPLVSAYADPRNGASQWLSEVAATFGLVLVILVSLRHSSEQIALRVGLYIAAAYWFTASTSYANPAVTIGRALTSSFAGIGPADVPGFILAQIAGALLALALATWLLRDPSERSA; from the coding sequence ATGGCTGACCGGTTCCGCAATCTTGCCGCCGAGGCTTTGGGCACCGGCCTCCTGGTCGCCACCGTGGTCGGCTCGGGCATCATGGCACAACGCCTGACCGGCGACATCGCTTTGGCGCTCTGGGCCAATACGGCGGCCACCGGCGCAATTCTCGTGGTGCTGATCGGCCTGTTCGGGCCCATTTCCGGCGCCCATTTCAACCCGGCCGTGACCCTGGTCATGGCCCTCAAGCGCCAATTGAGCGCTGCCGATGCCGGGTTCTATATTGTCGCCCAGATCTGCGGCGCCATGCTGGGCACGCTATTGGCACACCTGATGTTCGACCTGCCGCTGGTTTCGGCCTATGCTGATCCGCGCAACGGGGCGAGCCAATGGCTCAGTGAAGTGGCGGCGACCTTTGGCCTGGTGCTGGTCATTCTGGTGTCGCTCCGGCATTCGTCCGAGCAGATTGCCCTGCGTGTCGGGCTCTATATCGCCGCCGCCTATTGGTTCACCGCTTCGACATCCTATGCCAATCCCGCTGTCACCATCGGCCGCGCATTGACGTCGAGCTTTGCCGGCATCGGCCCCGCCGATGTGCCCGGCTTTATCCTCGCCCAGATCGCCGGTGCTCTGCTCGCCCTGGCCCTTGCCACCTGGCTTCTGCGCGACCCTTCGGAGCGATCAGCATGA